Proteins found in one Magnolia sinica isolate HGM2019 chromosome 5, MsV1, whole genome shotgun sequence genomic segment:
- the LOC131246400 gene encoding LOW QUALITY PROTEIN: flowering time control protein FPA-like (The sequence of the model RefSeq protein was modified relative to this genomic sequence to represent the inferred CDS: inserted 2 bases in 1 codon): MPPPTKPNAATSGQEEDDDEDAPSHCLWVGNLSSDTVDNDLMGVFAKYGALDSVTTYSSRSYAFVYFKHLDDARAAKEALQGTTVHGNVIRIEFARPARPGKLLWVGAISSSVTKEQLEDEFTKFGKIEELKFLRDRNSALVGYYKLEDAVAAMKNMNGKRLGGEQMRVDFLRSQPSRRDNWPDHHDQRDGHFNNRRESRDRGPPESFWTPPDGMRNFPESSHFGPRRHPSAQPPGGRRGDGHPSNILWIGYPPSVQIDEQMLHNAMILFGEIERIKSFPSRHYSFVEFRSIDEARRAKEGLQGRLFNDPRIQIMFSSSELAPGKYNPGFFPAIRGPRPDMFFNEPPYGPGPPEFFGHPRPMAPNSFLGPPPPNGMPRPNMLMRPFGPRGFDPLLGGPEFGSSAALHHNFPDSNPMAPNWRRLSPPAPGMLPSPAQGMRPPIRPMPGMWDGFDPNPFHRDPKRSRIEGPPSNDDAPFHARRMDNQGIGDPFGASGPLANVQVQIHRSPVGVRGPSVDRSGHIEHRSLPDKDHCWRGIIAKGGTPVCNARCVPIGKGIDSQLPEAVNCSARTGLDMLTKHYAEASGFDIVFFLPDSEEDFASYTEFLHYLGAKNRAGVAKLDDGTTLFLVPPSDFLTNVLNVSGPERLYGVVLKLPQQPASVAEQQPQQSIPPPSQYIDRQQLPPLPPADHNFGPPKEDHVLQVDYNRVLHEDPMPHAGGAKLPIGQTNQSHVMQSLPPDYGSNPAAQPQGGVSLTPELIATLAALLPANTQSPASNTGWSQDHQATGSGVPHTLREEQITHQPQQFSHQLNNQSPLFSQFPTYTNVANGPEISGQAAVGGPQVQEPALNAQQSAYPSRSMSNFGVPFQGGPFTLPQANQQYQLDASQNYSMVHATDTAGVFRPPVPQQPKPMTSAAQAQSGIISQLQMGMPSVTDQVHAGFPNQVQXLQSVLSAPVQGTSEGEADKNQRYQSTLQFAASLLQQIQQQQANSQAMQGSGNQQ; this comes from the exons GCTAGACCCGGTAAGCTTCTTTGGGTTGGAGCAATCAGTTCATCTGTCACAAAGGAACAGCTTGAAGATGAGTTTACAAAGTTTGGAAAGATTGAGGAACTCAAGTTCCTCAGGGATCGAAACTCAGCTCTTGTTGGATATTATAAATTAGAAGATGCCGTTGCAGCTATGAAAAATATGAACGGAAAGCGGTTAGGTGGTGAGCAAATGCGAGTAGATTTTCTGAGGTCACAACCATCAAGAAGA GACAATTGGCCTGATCATCATGACCAAAGGGATGGACACTTTAACAACAGAAGGGAGTCGAGGGACAGAGGTCCTCCAGAGTCATtttggaccccaccagatggaatgAGAAACTTCCCTGAATCTTCCCATTTTGGACCTAGAAGGCATCCG TCTGCTCAACCACCAGGTGGGCGAAGAGGGGATGGCCACCCTAGCAACATCTTatggattggatatccaccatcagTTCAAATAGATGAACAGATGCTTCACAATGCTATGATTCTATTTGGTGAAATCGAAAGAAtcaaaagttttccatcaaggCATTATTCCTTTGTAGAATtcagaagcattgatgaagctcGGCGTGCCAAGGAAGGCCTGCAGGGTCGTCTTTTTAACGATCCTAGGATTCAAATTATGTTTTCAAGCAGTGAGCTTGCACCTGGTAAGTATAACCCGGGTTTTTTTCCTGCAATTAGAGGACCAAGACCAGATATGTTCTTTAATGAACCTCCATATGGACCCGGGCCCCCAGAATTCTTTGGTCATCCACGTCCAATGGCTCCAAACAGTTTTCTTGGACCTCCACCTCCTAATGGCATGCCTAGACCAAACATGTTAATGAGGCCTTTTGGGCCGCGAGGTTTTGATCCACTCCTCGGAGGCCCAGAGTTTGGCAGTTCGGCTGCCCTTCACCATAACTTTCCCGATTCAAATCCAATGGCTCCAAATTGGAGAAGGCTATCTCCCCCTGCACCAGGGATGCTCCCCTCTCCCGCGCAAGGCATGCGGCCACCCATCAGGCCCATGCCCGGTATGTGGGATGGATTTGATCCAAACCCTTTCCACAGAGATCCAAAGAGATCAAGGATTGAGGGCCCTCCATCCAATGATGATGCTCCTTTCCATGCCAGAAGGATGGATAATCAGGGAATTGGAGACCCATTTGGTGCTTCAGGTCCGCTTGCAAATGTTCAAGTTCAAATTCATCGTAGCCCAGTAGGCGTAAGGGGTCCGAGTGTAGACCGATCTGGCCATATTGAGCACCGTAGCCTTCCTGATAAAGATCACTGCTGGCGTGGTATTATTGCGAAAGGTGGAACTCCTGTTTGTAATGCTCGATGTGTACCAATAGGGAAGGGGATAGACTCTCAGCT CCCTGAAGCTGTGAATTGCTCCGCTAGAACAGGATTGGATATGCTCACGAAGCACTATGCAGAGGCCAGTGGTTTTGATATTGTTTTCTTCTTACCAGACAGTGAAGAAGATTTTGCTTCCTACACTGAATTTCTACATTATCTGGGAGCCAAGAATCGCGCTGGTGTTGCAAAACTTGATGATGGgactactttatttttggtgccTCCATCAGATTTTTTAACTAATGTTCTGAATGTGTCTGGTCCTGAACGTCTTTATGGGGTGGTTCTCAAATTGCCCCAGCAACCAGCAAGTGTAGCTGAACAACAACCACAACAGTCCATTCCTCCACCATCACAGTATATTGATAGACAACAGTTACCTCCTCTGCCACCAGCCGATCATAACTTTGGTCCTCCAAAGGAGGACCATGTCTTGCAAGTTGATTATAATAGGGTTTTGCATGAGGACCCAATGCCTCATGCAGGAGGTGCTAAACTGCCGATAGGACAAACCAATCAATCACATGTAATGCAGTCTCTTCCCCCAGATTATGGCAGTAATCCTGCAGCGCAACCCCAGGGTGGAGTGTCCTTGACACCAGAGCTCATTGCAACTTTAGCTGCCCTACTTCCTGCCAACACACAGTCTCCTGCTTCGAACACG GGTTGGAGTCAGGACCATCAAGCGACAGGGTCTGGTGTTCCCCATACTTTAAGAGAAGAGCAAATAACTCATCAACCACAACAGTTTAGCCATCAACTTAATAATCAGTCGCCACTTTTCTCTCAATTTCCAACTTACACAAATGTTGCAAATGGACCAGAAATCTCCGGACAAGCGGCAGTTGGTGGCCCACAGGTTCAGGAGCCTGCCTTGAATGCGCAACAGTCTGCTTATCCTTCTAGGTCCATGAGTAACTTTGGGGTCCCATTCCAAGGTGGGCCATTTACTCTTCCCCAGGCCAATCAGCAATATCAGCTAGATGCTTCTCAGAATTACAGCATGGTACATGCAACAGATACCGCTGGGGTATTCCGTCCACCAGTCCCTCAGCAACCAAAGCCAATGACTTCAGCTGCTCAGGCTCAGAGCGGTATTATATCCCAACTACAGATGGGCATGCCATCTGTAACTGATCAAGTACATGCGGGGTTCCCTAATCAGGTACA ATTGCAGTCTGTGCTCTCAGCTCCTGTTCAGGGAACATCAGAAGGTGAGGCAGACAAAAATCAGCGGTACCAATCAACCCTGCAATTTGCTGCTAGCCTTCTGCAACAGATACAACAGCAGCAAGCAAATTCTCAAGCCATGCAAGGATCTGGCAATCAACAGTGA